A single region of the Oleispira antarctica RB-8 genome encodes:
- a CDS encoding Alcohol dehydrogenase GroES-like, fragment, protein MGGWLLMRFLGKLKPARVGELYKRVADEINTTFAIESTVELSFEEAVTPEVIRNIMLRLRVGSIY, encoded by the coding sequence GTGGGTGGTTGGTTGTTGATGCGTTTTCTGGGTAAGTTAAAGCCTGCAAGAGTGGGTGAGTTGTATAAGCGTGTGGCCGATGAGATTAATACGACGTTTGCGATTGAATCAACGGTGGAGCTGTCTTTTGAGGAGGCGGTGACGCCTGAGGTTATTAGAAATATAATGCTAAGACTACGGGTGGGAAGTATATATTGA